In Labilibaculum sp. DW002, one DNA window encodes the following:
- a CDS encoding DNA alkylation repair protein: METKFIDTVKIVDIYEKNANRELALRMESYMKNHFSFLGIPKPLRAQLSKPFLKEKTKVKIIDWDFVFQMFEKSEREFQYLAMEYLRKLEKTLQKSDIEMLEKLIKTKSWWDSVDALAPLVGVLCQKHPVLKEEVLMNWMESSDIWLKRVSIIFQLKYKDQTDTEFLKKAILRNNMTKEFFLNKAIGWALRQYSKFNPDWVKIFISTHSLSPLSIREGSKYL, from the coding sequence ATGGAAACAAAATTTATTGATACAGTTAAAATCGTAGATATCTATGAGAAAAATGCTAACCGTGAGTTAGCACTTAGAATGGAATCCTATATGAAAAATCACTTTTCGTTTTTAGGCATTCCAAAACCATTAAGAGCTCAATTGAGCAAACCGTTTTTAAAGGAAAAAACAAAGGTCAAGATAATTGATTGGGATTTTGTTTTTCAAATGTTTGAAAAATCAGAAAGGGAATTTCAGTATTTGGCAATGGAATATTTGCGTAAGCTTGAAAAAACATTGCAAAAATCAGATATCGAAATGCTCGAGAAATTGATAAAAACCAAGTCGTGGTGGGATTCAGTAGATGCTTTAGCCCCATTAGTTGGTGTTTTGTGTCAAAAACATCCAGTGTTAAAAGAAGAAGTATTGATGAATTGGATGGAAAGTTCGGATATATGGTTAAAAAGGGTAAGCATCATTTTTCAATTGAAATATAAAGACCAAACAGATACCGAATTTCTTAAAAAGGCAATTCTAAGAAATAACATGACAAAAGAATTTTTCTTGAATAAGGCAATTGGATGGGCATTGAGACAATATTCAAAATTTAATCCTGATTGGGTTAAAATATTTATTTCAACTCATTCTTTATCTCCACTCAGCATTCGAGAAGGAAGCAAATATTTATAA
- a CDS encoding cupin domain-containing protein has product MEDIYPEIIKNLPEADIPFKGVKAWISQGENQQIVFFDFDGIGEIPRHAHGARWGIVITGDMELCIDGIKKNYRKGDCYSIPAEVLHSAKFKCRTLLMDYVAEKDRYKPKKG; this is encoded by the coding sequence ATGGAAGATATCTATCCCGAAATAATTAAAAATTTACCAGAGGCAGACATTCCTTTTAAAGGAGTTAAGGCTTGGATCTCACAAGGAGAAAATCAGCAAATTGTATTTTTTGATTTTGATGGTATCGGTGAAATCCCAAGACATGCCCATGGTGCGAGGTGGGGAATTGTGATAACTGGAGATATGGAATTATGCATTGATGGTATAAAGAAGAATTATCGGAAAGGTGATTGCTACAGTATACCAGCTGAGGTTTTACATTCTGCTAAATTTAAATGCAGAACACTCCTAATGGACTATGTCGCAGAAAAGGATCGCTATAAGCCTAAAAAAGGATAA
- a CDS encoding sensor histidine kinase: protein MQHPLLKNRLALVVYLASWIFFTALLFIIGWYFEGRSINDAIINAFSFCFPLLILGACIWFVVVYVSIENLGVWGFILHHFTAGIIVVGIWVSLAYQLRVVLFGAASEGLDYIIPVHWQVFMAFGIYDYIILLYYLIIYYRNFQDKLLHESELKELVKEAELTALKSQINPHFLFNSLNSVSSLTLSKPEKSREMVVKLSTYLRYSLAQDLKELNSLCNELSNIRLYMEIEKVRFGDRLNLDFDLSSNCENLKIPNLILQPLYENAIKFGVHESLDPVSVKTKCRVENNILKISISNNFDPTSIPPKGNGIGLQNIQERLNLIYGRSDLMRIVKGEKNFTVNLEFPQVNKL from the coding sequence ATGCAACATCCCTTATTGAAGAATCGATTAGCCCTTGTTGTGTATTTAGCATCTTGGATTTTTTTCACTGCACTATTATTTATAATAGGTTGGTATTTTGAAGGTAGATCCATTAATGATGCAATTATAAATGCCTTTAGTTTTTGTTTTCCATTATTAATACTCGGGGCTTGTATTTGGTTTGTTGTAGTCTACGTAAGTATTGAGAATTTAGGCGTCTGGGGTTTTATATTACACCATTTTACGGCAGGAATTATTGTTGTTGGAATATGGGTTTCACTTGCATATCAATTAAGAGTAGTTCTTTTTGGAGCAGCAAGTGAGGGCTTAGATTATATCATTCCAGTACATTGGCAGGTATTCATGGCATTTGGGATTTATGATTATATCATTCTATTGTATTACTTGATTATTTATTATCGAAATTTTCAAGATAAATTACTACATGAATCTGAACTGAAAGAGTTGGTTAAGGAAGCAGAATTAACAGCCCTAAAGTCTCAGATTAACCCACACTTTTTGTTTAATAGCCTTAATTCGGTAAGTTCATTGACCTTATCCAAACCAGAAAAGTCGAGGGAGATGGTAGTTAAACTTTCTACCTATTTAAGATACTCATTAGCACAAGATTTAAAAGAATTGAATAGTTTGTGTAACGAGCTGAGTAATATCCGCTTGTATATGGAAATTGAAAAAGTTCGTTTCGGGGATCGTTTAAATTTAGATTTTGATCTTTCTTCAAATTGTGAGAACTTGAAAATTCCGAATCTAATTTTACAACCCTTATACGAGAATGCTATAAAATTTGGGGTACATGAAAGTTTGGATCCAGTAAGTGTTAAAACAAAGTGTCGAGTAGAGAACAATATCCTTAAAATAAGTATTAGTAATAATTTTGATCCAACTTCAATTCCTCCTAAAGGGAACGGTATAGGCTTACAAAATATTCAAGAAAGATTAAATTTAATTTATGGTCGTTCAGATTTGATGAGAATTGTGAAAGGAGAAAAGAATTTTACAGTAAATCTGGAATTTCCACAAGTAAATAAGCTATGA
- a CDS encoding LytR/AlgR family response regulator transcription factor: MKAIIIDDEALARDLVRSFLDCYNDIEILGEYSDGFQGLKAINELQPDLVFLDVQMPKLTGFEMLELLDKPCNIVFTTAYNEYAIKAFEHNAVDYLLKPFSKERFQDAINKVKERVSSSVTGEEEIEKIKSHNDSSDELLTRVVVKSRNKIDVLAVDQIKYFEAQDDYVMIYTKEGRFLKQKTMKYFETHLNSDEFCRIHRSYLVKIDQISQLQPYEKDHWLVILKSGESLKVSRNGFKLLKHQLEI; encoded by the coding sequence ATGAAAGCAATTATAATAGATGATGAGGCATTGGCAAGAGATTTAGTTCGCTCTTTTCTTGATTGCTATAATGATATTGAAATTTTAGGCGAGTACTCAGATGGATTTCAAGGATTAAAAGCCATTAATGAATTGCAGCCGGATTTGGTTTTTTTAGATGTGCAAATGCCCAAATTAACAGGATTTGAGATGTTAGAGTTGCTTGATAAACCATGTAATATTGTGTTTACAACAGCTTACAATGAATATGCAATTAAGGCTTTTGAACACAATGCTGTCGATTACCTTTTGAAACCTTTTTCAAAAGAACGATTTCAGGATGCGATTAATAAGGTTAAGGAACGTGTTTCTAGTTCTGTAACAGGTGAGGAAGAAATAGAAAAAATAAAATCACATAATGATTCATCGGATGAGTTGTTGACAAGAGTTGTCGTTAAATCCAGAAATAAAATTGATGTACTTGCAGTAGATCAGATCAAGTATTTTGAAGCACAAGATGATTATGTAATGATCTACACAAAAGAGGGAAGATTTTTAAAGCAAAAAACCATGAAATATTTCGAAACACATCTAAATTCAGATGAGTTTTGTCGTATACATCGGTCCTATTTGGTGAAGATTGATCAAATCTCACAATTACAGCCATATGAAAAAGATCATTGGCTTGTCATACTGAAAAGCGGAGAAAGCTTAAAAGTAAGTAGAAATGGGTTCAAGCTTTTGAAACATCAATTGGAAATATAA
- a CDS encoding TonB-dependent receptor domain-containing protein encodes MNFKFNSWKRALPLFLVFLFPPEKSFSQKEVEHPKSSELKGNIVDFNLNKSLEYATVSIFSLPDSLLIKGTITNRKGDFLIQNLKEGKYFYKVEYLGYQNYKSKDLTLQENEKLVLNKSIALKVDTELISQVEVTGNRDFERIELDRSVYNVSNSLASNAGNITDVLTTIPKLNVDTEGNLKYRGSSNVKVLIDGKMSRLLGVSASDILNSLPANDVDRVEIISNPSAKFDASGSAGIVNIIMKKNRSKGFKGNTSIKLGTKNKKTGRTSLSLRTGKFNFSGSYSYTDDWFGRDYSSSLLIDDLNLVKSKAEIDYGKRVHLGQFGMDLLIDDNNTLSFNLSKQDIKQNWNGEYNYLRSDIPSSVMPEESFRDGSRDLDYNSMNYNMAYIHKFKRKGQQISIDAAYTDNSATNKGLYRDFGNILSSSMSESSDKFDAGRKEGLIQVDYQQALGQNGSLESGFMYRSNEIEFKVPIQTEENFDYKELIHSAYTQISGKKGNLGYQFGLRAEYSDVKTNKTYNEDYLDVFPSFHLSYKLSENKQLQLSYAKMVVRPNSGNLNPFQNVLDSLNQRLGSQDIRQYYTHKPELTYIYRSKKVTYTTNLYFQVRNDCIKLLRSLDSNDNTVLTSKNIDKTHYAGLDLNMAFKLNKWWSVNSYLTGNYQKFYSTKELDFKNRSDFGYFGGVTSTMRIPKLFTVQTKMTYYSEMPIAQGNSDETFHVDLTLAKRIMKKKAVVSLKVYDLFNSMKIATSTSDDRFKHRMRYQFENRIAYFTFTYYFGKKYSVLKTKKRKYVQEHKTKDI; translated from the coding sequence ATGAATTTTAAATTTAATAGCTGGAAAAGGGCACTACCTCTGTTTCTAGTATTTCTATTTCCCCCTGAAAAAAGCTTTTCACAAAAAGAGGTTGAGCATCCTAAAAGCTCTGAATTAAAAGGAAATATTGTTGATTTTAATTTGAATAAATCACTTGAGTATGCAACTGTTTCTATCTTTTCCTTACCTGATTCTTTATTAATAAAAGGAACAATTACAAACCGTAAAGGTGATTTTCTTATTCAAAACCTTAAAGAAGGAAAGTACTTTTATAAAGTTGAATATTTAGGATATCAGAATTATAAAAGCAAAGACTTAACTCTTCAAGAGAATGAAAAACTTGTTTTAAATAAGTCTATTGCCTTAAAAGTAGATACAGAATTGATATCCCAAGTTGAAGTTACAGGCAATAGAGACTTTGAAAGAATAGAATTGGATAGATCAGTATACAATGTATCCAATTCTCTTGCCTCTAATGCTGGTAATATTACTGACGTGTTGACTACAATACCTAAATTGAATGTGGATACAGAAGGGAATTTGAAATACAGAGGAAGCTCAAATGTAAAAGTTCTAATAGATGGTAAAATGAGCCGTTTATTAGGCGTATCGGCCTCCGATATTTTAAATAGCTTACCTGCAAATGATGTAGATCGAGTTGAGATTATATCAAATCCTTCAGCTAAGTTTGATGCTTCAGGTTCTGCTGGGATTGTTAATATTATAATGAAAAAGAATCGTTCTAAAGGATTTAAAGGTAATACATCCATTAAACTTGGAACGAAAAATAAAAAAACGGGTAGAACAAGTTTGAGTTTACGAACAGGGAAATTTAATTTCTCGGGCTCTTATTCTTATACTGATGATTGGTTTGGAAGAGATTATTCTTCCTCTTTACTAATTGATGATTTGAATTTAGTCAAATCGAAAGCAGAAATAGACTATGGTAAAAGAGTTCATCTGGGGCAATTCGGAATGGATTTATTGATTGATGATAATAACACCTTGAGTTTTAATTTATCCAAACAAGATATTAAACAAAACTGGAATGGAGAATATAATTATTTAAGGTCGGATATCCCAAGTAGCGTTATGCCTGAAGAGAGTTTTAGGGATGGGTCGAGAGATTTAGATTATAATTCTATGAATTATAACATGGCATATATTCATAAGTTCAAAAGAAAAGGTCAACAGATTTCTATTGATGCTGCTTACACAGACAATAGTGCTACAAATAAAGGTTTATATCGTGATTTTGGTAATATTCTATCTTCGTCAATGTCTGAATCTTCTGATAAATTTGATGCTGGAAGAAAAGAAGGACTTATTCAAGTTGATTATCAACAAGCATTAGGACAAAATGGTTCTTTAGAATCTGGTTTTATGTATAGGTCGAATGAAATTGAATTTAAAGTGCCAATTCAAACAGAGGAGAATTTCGATTACAAAGAGCTTATACATTCAGCATATACACAAATAAGTGGCAAAAAAGGCAATCTAGGCTATCAGTTTGGTTTACGAGCTGAGTATTCAGATGTTAAGACGAACAAGACTTATAATGAAGATTATTTAGATGTATTTCCTAGTTTTCATTTGTCATACAAATTAAGTGAGAACAAGCAATTGCAATTGTCTTATGCGAAAATGGTTGTTAGACCTAATTCAGGTAACCTTAACCCATTTCAAAATGTGTTAGACTCCCTAAATCAAAGATTAGGATCTCAAGACATTAGACAATATTACACCCATAAACCTGAATTAACCTATATTTATAGGAGTAAAAAAGTTACCTACACTACTAATTTATATTTTCAAGTTAGGAATGATTGCATTAAATTATTGCGTAGTTTAGATTCGAATGACAATACCGTACTTACTTCAAAAAATATTGATAAAACACATTATGCTGGACTTGATTTAAACATGGCGTTTAAATTGAATAAATGGTGGAGTGTTAATTCCTATCTTACTGGAAATTATCAGAAATTTTATTCTACAAAAGAACTAGATTTTAAAAATAGGAGTGATTTTGGATATTTTGGAGGAGTTACTTCAACGATGCGGATACCAAAATTATTTACGGTGCAAACCAAAATGACTTACTATTCGGAAATGCCAATCGCGCAAGGTAATTCTGACGAAACGTTTCATGTTGATTTAACTCTTGCTAAGAGAATTATGAAGAAAAAAGCAGTAGTGTCATTAAAGGTTTATGATTTATTCAATTCGATGAAAATTGCAACCAGTACCTCTGATGATCGTTTTAAGCATCGAATGAGATATCAATTCGAAAATAGGATTGCATATTTTACATTCACCTATTATTTCGGTAAAAAATATAGTGTTTTAAAAACTAAAAAGCGCAAATACGTACAAGAGCACAAGACTAAAGACATTTAA
- a CDS encoding DNA alkylation repair protein, with protein sequence MTVEEVFKELELYGNEGTKKVLMKHGAREPFYGVKVQDLKKIVKKIKKDYHLSLELYATGNSDAMYLAGLIADADLMTKADLQLWAKEAYWYMISEYTVPWIAAESNFGYELALEWIESEEETIAATGWATLSSLVGIKEDEVLDLKKLKDLLLKVEKEIHEAKNRVRYTMNGFVIAVGASVVSLTDDAMKVAYKIGKVQVEMGGTSCKVPYAPDYIQKVINRGSLGKKRKMARC encoded by the coding sequence ATGACAGTAGAAGAAGTGTTTAAAGAATTGGAATTGTATGGAAATGAGGGCACCAAAAAAGTTTTAATGAAACATGGCGCTCGCGAACCTTTTTATGGTGTAAAGGTTCAGGATTTGAAGAAGATTGTGAAGAAAATTAAGAAGGATTACCACTTATCTCTTGAACTATATGCAACCGGAAATTCCGATGCAATGTATTTGGCAGGTTTAATTGCAGATGCTGATTTAATGACCAAAGCTGATTTGCAATTATGGGCAAAGGAAGCTTATTGGTATATGATTAGTGAATACACAGTGCCTTGGATTGCAGCGGAGAGTAATTTTGGTTACGAATTGGCATTGGAATGGATTGAATCGGAAGAGGAGACAATTGCAGCTACAGGATGGGCTACTTTATCAAGTTTAGTTGGCATAAAAGAGGATGAGGTTTTAGATTTGAAGAAGTTAAAAGACTTGCTCTTAAAGGTGGAAAAAGAAATTCATGAAGCTAAGAATAGAGTTCGCTATACCATGAATGGATTTGTAATTGCTGTTGGAGCCTCTGTTGTCTCTTTAACAGATGATGCAATGAAAGTTGCTTATAAGATTGGAAAAGTTCAGGTCGAAATGGGAGGAACATCCTGTAAAGTTCCTTACGCTCCCGATTATATTCAGAAAGTAATTAACAGAGGTAGTTTAGGTAAAAAACGAAAAATGGCACGTTGCTAA
- a CDS encoding LiaF transmembrane domain-containing protein: MKTQHKSNPNNRAIFGIFLILFGCLLVLKNLDFIPYELRHMIFSWPGLLIGLGALFFFGKEDKTTGIVLMAVGGVFMFPIIFDWSFNWRGLFWPVVMIVVGVVVIRKRNACEGHSRSGVGIDSDYIDELNIFGGGEKMINNKNFRGGKVTCVFGGTELNLSSADLAEGTNVIDVFAMFGGCVLVVPSDWDVKVEVTAIMGGVSDKRVATTNYIVEPKKELIIRGLVLMGGCEIKSYK; this comes from the coding sequence ATGAAAACACAACATAAATCAAACCCAAATAACCGTGCAATATTCGGTATTTTTTTAATCCTATTTGGATGCTTATTGGTTCTTAAAAATTTAGACTTTATTCCCTACGAATTAAGGCATATGATATTCTCTTGGCCAGGATTATTAATTGGTTTAGGTGCTCTTTTCTTTTTTGGCAAAGAAGATAAAACAACAGGTATTGTTTTGATGGCAGTAGGTGGTGTATTTATGTTTCCAATTATATTTGATTGGAGCTTTAATTGGAGAGGCTTATTTTGGCCAGTAGTTATGATTGTTGTAGGTGTGGTCGTTATTCGTAAACGCAATGCTTGTGAAGGCCATAGTAGATCAGGTGTTGGAATCGATTCGGATTATATTGATGAGTTAAATATTTTTGGAGGTGGTGAAAAAATGATCAACAACAAAAATTTTAGAGGAGGTAAGGTTACTTGTGTCTTTGGGGGTACAGAATTGAACTTGAGCAGTGCAGATTTGGCCGAAGGAACCAATGTGATAGATGTTTTTGCCATGTTTGGAGGCTGTGTTTTAGTTGTTCCATCTGATTGGGATGTTAAGGTTGAGGTTACCGCAATTATGGGAGGTGTATCAGATAAAAGAGTAGCAACTACAAATTATATTGTAGAACCTAAAAAAGAATTAATTATTAGAGGACTTGTATTAATGGGAGGATGTGAAATAAAATCTTATAAATAA
- a CDS encoding LiaF transmembrane domain-containing protein has protein sequence MDENKKNKSLFVGLLLIIVGIVIVLERLNYQSNFIEAYLYRWEAFLILFGLLQVLVRRKIFGGMIAIAAGGYFLMDDLYFIPENWHMWFFPALLILGGIAFIFAPDSPYCSKNK, from the coding sequence ATGGATGAAAATAAAAAAAATAAAAGTCTATTTGTTGGACTGCTTCTAATAATTGTTGGAATTGTAATTGTTTTAGAGCGGCTTAACTATCAATCTAATTTTATCGAAGCATACCTGTATCGATGGGAAGCCTTTTTAATTCTTTTCGGATTATTACAGGTATTGGTTAGAAGAAAAATTTTTGGTGGAATGATAGCGATTGCAGCAGGTGGTTATTTCCTTATGGATGATTTGTATTTTATTCCTGAGAATTGGCATATGTGGTTTTTTCCAGCTTTACTTATTTTAGGAGGAATAGCATTTATTTTTGCTCCTGATTCGCCTTATTGTTCAAAAAATAAATAA
- a CDS encoding PAS domain S-box protein — MNANKLIELSQDLICITDDKGVFTFLNPAYTDMLGYDAKELINKPFFNIVHPDDLEKTNKEFENLLISEKTINFNNRYIHKNGSVKYIEWKATSVSCEKSVYATGRDITESKLREFENTELEVRLNALINCSTDFMFLLEQDGNIKIANEAFANNFGVSVNKLIGLNVYDLLPKKDGVRRKKAADKIIKERKPIVYSDERSGHFYETHIFPSYTNGNVELAMFTRDITERKLIEGALIASEEKFRNLADTAQVAISIVTTNYEKGILYVNKYWEKITGYTKQESFQLQALDIVHPDQRAMVNERATRRLAGETVPDHYEMKILTKSNQTKWVDITITLIDYEGTRAILTTAIDITERKHADVNLRDEKEQIKTILNLVNDPIFVKDDNHRITMANKAFFDIFNLDENKVIGYTLAEQVPENEREHFLTTDRKVLDTGIPDLREETLTSDGITKTIVTSKTRFIDESGNKFLVGSIHDITVQKNAIVALAKSENRLSLALETGHIGAWDLNLQDQSSHRTLIHDQIFGYKTLQSKWTFEMFMEHVLPEDRTDVEKTFKKALETISDWNFECRIKRIDGKMRWIKSTGKHILNSDGKPIALSGIIQDISEHKWSEVELVRAKKRAEESDRLKSAFVANMSHEIRTPMNSILGFSGLLSGSNLTIAKKDKYLSIIMKSGDRMLNIIDDIMDISKIEAGLVTVEIEEFDINEQIDYLYNIFKQEVEAKGMNLLFKKGLLNKEAKINTDKDKFIAILSNLIKNAIKYTEEGNIEYGYELISNGEDSIFKFVVKDTGIGISEDRQDAIFERFVQADIQDVMAREGAGLGLAITKAHIEMLNGDIWVDSKEGEGSAFYFTLPSKVSVDVNQAIRNSVASDKSNN, encoded by the coding sequence ATGAACGCAAATAAATTAATTGAATTATCTCAGGATCTTATCTGTATAACGGATGATAAAGGTGTTTTTACCTTTTTGAATCCAGCTTACACAGATATGCTTGGTTATGATGCTAAGGAACTTATTAATAAACCTTTTTTTAATATAGTACATCCTGATGATCTTGAAAAAACAAATAAAGAATTTGAAAATCTGCTGATAAGTGAAAAAACAATAAATTTTAATAATAGATACATCCACAAGAATGGTTCGGTAAAATATATTGAATGGAAAGCTACGTCTGTTTCATGTGAGAAATCAGTTTATGCTACTGGGCGTGATATTACAGAAAGTAAATTAAGAGAATTTGAAAATACAGAGTTGGAGGTTCGTTTAAATGCATTAATAAATTGCAGTACTGATTTTATGTTTCTTCTAGAGCAAGATGGAAACATAAAGATAGCAAATGAAGCATTTGCAAATAATTTTGGTGTTTCTGTGAATAAGTTAATCGGCTTAAATGTTTATGATTTATTACCCAAAAAGGATGGTGTAAGACGAAAAAAAGCAGCCGATAAAATCATAAAGGAGAGAAAGCCAATTGTTTATAGCGACGAAAGAAGTGGGCATTTTTATGAAACTCATATATTTCCTAGTTATACCAATGGGAATGTTGAATTGGCGATGTTTACAAGAGATATCACTGAGCGTAAACTTATTGAAGGTGCACTTATAGCAAGTGAGGAAAAATTTAGGAACTTGGCTGATACGGCTCAAGTTGCTATATCCATTGTGACAACAAATTATGAAAAGGGAATTTTATATGTAAATAAATATTGGGAGAAAATTACTGGGTATACGAAGCAAGAATCATTCCAATTACAAGCTTTAGATATTGTTCATCCCGACCAAAGAGCTATGGTAAATGAAAGAGCTACCAGAAGATTAGCTGGTGAGACGGTTCCCGATCATTACGAAATGAAAATACTTACAAAATCGAACCAAACCAAATGGGTCGATATAACAATTACTCTTATCGATTATGAAGGAACGCGAGCAATTTTGACCACAGCCATTGACATTACTGAACGTAAACATGCCGATGTTAACTTGAGAGATGAAAAAGAGCAAATAAAAACAATTCTGAATCTTGTTAATGATCCAATATTTGTAAAAGATGATAATCATCGAATTACAATGGCAAACAAAGCTTTTTTTGATATTTTCAATTTGGATGAGAATAAGGTGATTGGATACACACTTGCAGAGCAAGTTCCAGAAAATGAAAGAGAACATTTTTTAACTACAGATCGAAAAGTTCTTGATACAGGTATACCTGATTTGCGAGAAGAAACATTGACTTCAGATGGAATTACGAAAACTATAGTTACAAGCAAGACTCGTTTTATTGATGAGTCAGGAAATAAGTTTTTAGTGGGATCTATTCACGATATTACGGTACAGAAAAATGCGATAGTGGCATTGGCTAAAAGTGAAAATCGACTAAGTTTAGCATTAGAAACAGGACATATTGGCGCATGGGATCTTAATTTACAAGACCAATCATCACATAGAACACTAATCCATGATCAGATTTTTGGATATAAAACATTACAGAGTAAATGGACTTTTGAAATGTTTATGGAACATGTTTTACCTGAGGATAGGACTGATGTGGAAAAAACTTTTAAGAAAGCATTAGAGACGATTTCAGATTGGAACTTTGAGTGCAGGATAAAACGGATTGATGGCAAAATGCGCTGGATAAAATCCACTGGAAAACATATTCTAAATTCGGATGGGAAGCCAATTGCTCTATCTGGGATTATTCAAGATATTTCAGAACATAAATGGTCAGAGGTAGAGTTGGTTAGAGCTAAAAAGAGAGCTGAGGAAAGTGATCGTTTAAAGTCTGCTTTTGTAGCAAATATGAGTCATGAGATTCGAACTCCAATGAATAGTATACTTGGGTTTTCGGGGCTTTTGAGTGGCAGTAATCTCACGATCGCTAAAAAGGATAAATACCTCAGTATAATAATGAAAAGTGGAGATAGAATGCTGAATATTATTGATGATATTATGGATATTTCAAAAATTGAAGCAGGTCTTGTGACAGTAGAAATTGAGGAATTTGATATCAATGAACAGATAGATTATTTATATAATATCTTTAAACAAGAAGTTGAAGCTAAGGGAATGAATCTTTTATTTAAAAAAGGACTATTAAATAAAGAAGCTAAAATTAATACTGATAAGGATAAATTTATCGCGATTCTCTCTAATTTAATAAAAAATGCAATTAAATATACGGAGGAAGGTAATATAGAATATGGTTACGAGTTGATAAGCAATGGAGAAGATTCAATATTTAAGTTTGTTGTAAAGGATACTGGAATTGGTATTTCAGAAGATCGTCAGGATGCAATTTTTGAAAGATTCGTTCAGGCAGATATTCAGGATGTTATGGCTCGAGAAGGAGCAGGACTTGGTTTGGCGATTACCAAAGCTCACATTGAAATGCTGAATGGTGACATTTGGGTAGATAGTAAAGAAGGTGAAGGCTCTGCATTTTATTTCACCTTACCTTCTAAAGTGTCTGTAGATGTTAACCAAGCTATACGAAACTCAGTTGCATCTGATAAATCTAATAATTAA